A region of Pyxidicoccus parkwaysis DNA encodes the following proteins:
- the yihA gene encoding ribosome biogenesis GTP-binding protein YihA/YsxC, whose product MKVLDARFVTTAVEPKGYPPGHTAEVAFVGRSNVGKSSMINALTGRKKLVRVSNTPGRTRTLNFFDVDLERKGVHHQVRLCDLPGYGFAKASKADKAQWETMITTYLEKRHRLEAVVSIIDAEVGPTPDDLATLDYLQAHNRRILVVATKVDRLSKAQRKPRMVALSKAMDLPLELILPFSATEKLGVDEVWNALLGTFGKATRVQD is encoded by the coding sequence ATGAAGGTCCTCGACGCCCGCTTCGTCACCACCGCCGTGGAGCCCAAGGGCTACCCGCCAGGGCACACCGCGGAGGTGGCCTTCGTCGGCCGCTCCAACGTGGGCAAGTCCTCGATGATCAACGCGCTCACCGGCCGCAAGAAGCTGGTGCGCGTGTCGAACACACCTGGCCGCACCCGCACGCTCAACTTCTTCGACGTGGACCTGGAGCGGAAGGGTGTGCACCACCAGGTGCGCCTGTGCGACCTGCCCGGCTACGGCTTCGCCAAGGCCAGCAAGGCGGACAAGGCCCAGTGGGAGACGATGATCACCACCTACCTCGAGAAGCGGCACCGCCTGGAGGCGGTGGTCAGCATCATCGACGCGGAGGTGGGGCCCACCCCGGATGACCTGGCCACGCTGGACTATCTCCAGGCGCACAACCGCCGCATCCTCGTGGTGGCGACCAAGGTGGACCGGCTCAGCAAGGCCCAGCGCAAGCCGCGCATGGTGGCGCTCTCCAAGGCCATGGACTTGCCGCTGGAGCTCATCCTTCCGTTCTCCGCCACGGAGAAGCTGGGCGTGGACGAGGTCTGGAACGCACTGCTGGGCACCTTCGGCAAGGCCACCCGCGTTCAGGACTGA
- the exoK gene encoding spore coat polysaccharide biosynthesis glycosyltransferase ExoK — translation MRREEARMGQEPLRLVQFTRSFHIGGTEVQVLELLRGLPSSYQLQVSVLEDAGPLMGSLWKLGHSPVAFPLKGSVAQPNTVYQVYRMAQWLKAQRAELVHVHDFYSTLIAVPAAKLAGVKVIVGRLDLSHWQGRARRAVHARLTRMADHVIANAQAIRNLLVSEEGLPASRVSVIHNGLDLRRFDARVREGLKGPLPDTGGAPVVVHVANMNHPVKRQEDLLLALAMLRHGGTTLHAYLVGDGPRRPELEKLAAELGVSDTVHFLRHRTDVPAIYTRATFGVLCSNAEGMSNAVMEGMASGLPMVVTRVGGNTDLVLDGERGLVVPPEQPARLAQAFSRLLSNPEKARGMGRAARDFVARELSLERMIRLHDALYQRVARGTGA, via the coding sequence ATGCGGCGTGAGGAGGCGCGGATGGGGCAGGAGCCCCTCCGTCTGGTGCAGTTCACCCGTTCATTCCACATTGGAGGGACGGAGGTTCAGGTGTTGGAGCTGCTGCGGGGGCTGCCCTCCAGCTACCAGCTCCAGGTCTCCGTGCTGGAGGACGCGGGGCCCTTGATGGGCTCGCTCTGGAAGCTGGGGCATTCGCCCGTGGCGTTTCCGCTCAAGGGCTCGGTGGCGCAGCCCAACACCGTGTACCAGGTGTACCGGATGGCGCAGTGGCTGAAGGCCCAGCGCGCGGAGCTGGTGCACGTGCACGACTTCTACTCCACGCTCATCGCCGTGCCGGCCGCGAAGCTGGCGGGAGTGAAGGTCATCGTCGGCCGGCTGGACCTGTCCCACTGGCAGGGCCGGGCGCGGCGCGCGGTGCACGCGCGGCTCACGCGGATGGCGGACCACGTCATCGCCAACGCGCAGGCCATCCGCAACCTGCTGGTGTCCGAGGAGGGCCTGCCCGCCTCGCGCGTCTCCGTCATCCACAACGGCCTCGACTTGCGGCGCTTCGACGCCCGCGTGCGCGAGGGCCTCAAGGGGCCGCTGCCGGACACGGGCGGAGCGCCGGTGGTGGTGCACGTGGCCAACATGAACCACCCGGTGAAGCGGCAGGAGGACCTGCTCCTCGCGCTGGCCATGCTCCGCCACGGCGGCACCACGCTGCACGCGTACCTCGTGGGTGACGGCCCGCGCAGGCCGGAGCTGGAGAAGCTGGCCGCGGAGCTGGGCGTCAGCGACACCGTCCACTTCCTCCGCCACCGCACGGACGTGCCCGCCATCTACACGCGCGCCACCTTCGGCGTGCTGTGCTCCAACGCGGAGGGCATGTCCAACGCCGTCATGGAGGGCATGGCCTCCGGGCTGCCCATGGTGGTGACGCGCGTGGGCGGCAACACCGACCTCGTCCTCGACGGTGAGCGCGGCCTCGTCGTCCCGCCCGAGCAGCCCGCCCGGCTGGCCCAGGCCTTCAGTCGGCTCCTCTCGAATCCGGAGAAGGCAAGAGGCATGGGCCGGGCGGCACGGGACTTCGTGGCGCGGGAGCTGTCGCTGGAGCGGATGATCCGCCTGCACGACGCCCTGTACCAGCGGGTGGCCCGAGGCACCGGGGCCTGA
- a CDS encoding DUF6178 family protein translates to MSENGKGNGKDAQLAPRELRQRLMGLAPRQRVDALLEAPDARAVVRSLPPEDLYVTIQEVGLADATELVQLASPGQFRAFVDLGGWHRDKVEPHQVLTWLRAARGGVDDTEEFLRKLHAVDLEVLEYLLREFTVVHDLEENPDVNPPGVTMETPEGRYLVEIKAEGVEMSAVRSLLNDLIAENPFEAVRLLEAVRWEIPSEMEETAFQFRRARLLDMGFPTLEDAVSLFSRVDVGPPVDVAKAPGSALATTGGRVDYMDAAFRGLTMLERVNAEDELRDVANAALVAELADPGDLDAVRRTGEVVHDYLSLGLEHLTGADPARATDVLRDTPLRRVFQVGFSLTLQLKFRADRLVKAPGAMLEGVLMVLPEEAAAIEALRRKRPRRALRVEGAEAVPFRSLREVAASEALLARAEAQVAVLRGVLGGSAEASHTAVARFGVALETLGVERLLAAVVAMAVLEERADARPVPLGRTVELGQRLFEGTPEEPRLRASAAERAIAGLEPAVPPEAREELRRLVGLMLDRLLDELGAAWLQEGRLDPIATAVLPMESSPVP, encoded by the coding sequence GTGTCAGAGAACGGCAAGGGAAATGGCAAGGACGCACAGCTCGCCCCGCGCGAGCTGCGTCAGCGGTTGATGGGGCTGGCCCCGCGGCAGCGCGTGGACGCCCTCCTGGAGGCGCCGGATGCGCGAGCGGTGGTGCGCTCGCTGCCGCCGGAGGACCTCTACGTCACCATCCAGGAAGTGGGGCTGGCGGACGCGACGGAGCTGGTGCAGCTCGCGTCGCCCGGCCAGTTCCGCGCCTTCGTGGACCTGGGCGGCTGGCACCGCGACAAGGTGGAGCCGCATCAGGTGCTCACCTGGCTGCGCGCCGCGCGAGGCGGGGTGGATGACACCGAGGAGTTCCTCCGCAAGCTGCACGCGGTGGACCTGGAGGTGCTGGAGTACCTCCTGCGCGAGTTCACCGTCGTGCACGACCTGGAGGAGAACCCGGACGTCAACCCTCCGGGCGTGACGATGGAGACGCCCGAGGGGCGCTACCTCGTCGAAATCAAGGCCGAGGGCGTGGAGATGTCCGCCGTGCGCTCGCTCCTCAACGACCTCATCGCGGAGAACCCCTTCGAGGCGGTGCGCCTCCTGGAGGCGGTGCGCTGGGAGATTCCCAGCGAGATGGAGGAGACGGCCTTCCAGTTCCGCCGCGCGCGCCTGCTGGACATGGGCTTCCCCACGCTGGAGGACGCGGTGTCCCTCTTCAGCCGCGTGGACGTGGGGCCGCCGGTGGACGTGGCGAAGGCGCCGGGCTCCGCGCTGGCGACCACCGGCGGGCGCGTGGACTACATGGACGCGGCCTTCCGCGGGCTGACGATGCTGGAGCGGGTGAACGCCGAGGACGAGCTGCGCGACGTGGCCAACGCGGCGCTGGTGGCGGAGCTGGCGGACCCGGGGGATTTGGACGCCGTGCGCCGCACGGGAGAAGTGGTCCACGACTACCTCTCGCTGGGACTGGAGCACCTGACGGGGGCGGACCCGGCGCGCGCCACGGACGTGCTGCGCGACACGCCGCTGCGCCGCGTCTTCCAGGTGGGCTTCTCGCTGACGCTCCAGCTCAAGTTCCGCGCGGACCGGCTGGTGAAGGCGCCGGGTGCCATGCTGGAGGGCGTGCTGATGGTGCTGCCCGAGGAGGCCGCGGCCATCGAGGCGCTGAGGCGCAAGCGGCCGCGCCGCGCGCTGCGGGTGGAGGGCGCGGAGGCGGTGCCCTTCCGCTCCCTGCGCGAGGTGGCCGCCAGCGAGGCGCTGCTGGCCCGCGCGGAGGCACAGGTGGCAGTGCTTCGCGGCGTGCTGGGCGGCTCCGCTGAAGCCTCGCACACGGCGGTGGCCCGCTTCGGCGTGGCGCTGGAGACGCTGGGCGTGGAGCGCCTGCTGGCCGCGGTGGTGGCCATGGCGGTGCTGGAGGAACGGGCGGACGCGCGGCCCGTGCCGCTGGGGCGCACGGTGGAATTGGGCCAGCGCCTCTTCGAGGGCACTCCGGAGGAGCCGCGCCTGCGCGCTTCCGCCGCCGAGCGCGCCATTGCCGGTCTGGAGCCCGCTGTCCCTCCGGAGGCGCGCGAGGAGCTGCGCCGGCTGGTGGGGTTGATGCTCGACCGCCTGCTGGATGAACTGGGCGCGGCGTGGCTCCAGGAGGGACGGCTGGATCCCATCGCCACTGCAGTTCTTCCCATGGAGAGCAGCCCCGTCCCGTAG
- a CDS encoding cytochrome c family protein → MLLLLVLALGGAAAAADFVGPDSCKGCHPEAYDAWMQSKHARAENSLSEQQRKDGRCLSCHSPDQGSQATASVTCETCHGGGQYYSPEYVMKDSELARLVGLVDPSEKQCRSCHDASSPSLRPFDFKESLKAIDHWSAERARRSGRTDASPHTTSTAPAPASAKK, encoded by the coding sequence ATGTTGCTCCTGCTCGTGCTGGCCCTCGGTGGCGCGGCCGCCGCCGCCGACTTCGTCGGACCGGATAGCTGCAAGGGCTGCCACCCCGAGGCCTACGACGCGTGGATGCAGTCCAAGCACGCCCGTGCCGAGAACTCCCTCTCCGAGCAGCAGCGCAAGGACGGACGCTGCCTGTCCTGCCACTCGCCGGACCAGGGCTCCCAGGCCACCGCCAGCGTCACCTGTGAGACGTGCCACGGCGGCGGCCAGTACTACTCGCCCGAGTACGTGATGAAGGACTCGGAGCTGGCTCGCCTGGTGGGGTTGGTGGACCCGTCGGAGAAGCAGTGCCGCTCCTGCCACGACGCCTCCTCGCCCTCCCTCCGGCCGTTCGACTTCAAGGAGTCGCTCAAGGCCATCGACCACTGGTCCGCCGAGCGCGCCCGCCGCTCCGGCCGTACCGACGCGTCGCCCCACACCACCTCCACGGCGCCCGCGCCGGCCAGCGCCAAGAAATAG
- a CDS encoding quinone-dependent dihydroorotate dehydrogenase, translating to MYGLTRSLLFQLSAERAHRLGVAGLHQLGRAHGLCESMRAKALRGATPGMAVEVAGLRFAHPVAMAAGLDKDAEAVDGLFACGFSAVEIGTLTPRPQPGNPQPRLFRLPEHQAVINRMGFNNHGAQDAATRLRARTWRPGPLGVNIGKNKDTPLEKAVDDYVACVDALAPLGDYVVVNASSPNTPGLRKLQEPEQLGQLLRAVQERLASVAPGKPLFLKIAPDLTPEAVDEVVDVARACHLAGLIATNTTIARPFEHPLAKEAGGLSGAPVRESSNAVIRRAYLRSGGALPIIGVGGVFTAQDVYEKLRAGASVVQVYTGFIYEGPGMVGRILPGLAALLARDGVSQVKDAIGAEHRSTGASASPPVA from the coding sequence ATGTACGGACTCACCCGCTCGCTCCTCTTCCAGCTCTCCGCGGAGCGCGCGCACCGGCTGGGCGTGGCCGGGCTGCACCAGCTCGGCCGCGCGCATGGCCTCTGTGAATCCATGCGCGCAAAGGCGCTGCGAGGCGCCACGCCGGGCATGGCCGTGGAAGTCGCGGGCCTTCGCTTCGCGCACCCGGTGGCGATGGCCGCCGGTCTGGACAAGGACGCCGAGGCGGTGGACGGCCTCTTCGCCTGCGGCTTCTCCGCGGTGGAGATTGGCACCCTCACGCCCCGGCCCCAGCCCGGCAACCCACAGCCGCGCCTGTTCCGCCTGCCGGAGCACCAGGCCGTCATCAACCGCATGGGCTTCAACAACCACGGCGCGCAAGACGCCGCCACGCGCCTGCGCGCGCGCACGTGGCGGCCCGGCCCGCTGGGCGTCAACATCGGCAAGAACAAGGACACGCCGCTGGAGAAGGCGGTGGACGACTACGTGGCCTGCGTGGACGCGCTCGCGCCCCTGGGCGACTACGTGGTGGTGAATGCCTCGTCGCCCAACACGCCGGGCCTGCGCAAGCTGCAGGAGCCGGAGCAACTGGGCCAGCTCCTACGCGCGGTGCAGGAGCGGCTGGCGTCGGTGGCCCCCGGCAAGCCGCTGTTCCTGAAGATTGCCCCGGACCTCACGCCCGAGGCCGTGGATGAGGTCGTGGACGTGGCGCGCGCGTGCCACCTCGCGGGCCTCATCGCCACCAACACCACCATCGCCCGTCCCTTCGAGCACCCGCTCGCGAAGGAGGCGGGCGGCCTGTCCGGCGCGCCCGTGCGCGAGTCCTCCAACGCCGTCATCCGCCGCGCCTACCTGCGGAGCGGTGGCGCGCTGCCCATCATCGGCGTGGGCGGCGTCTTCACCGCCCAGGACGTCTACGAGAAGCTGCGCGCCGGCGCGTCCGTGGTGCAGGTCTACACGGGCTTCATCTACGAGGGGCCCGGCATGGTGGGCCGCATCCTCCCTGGCCTCGCCGCCCTGCTCGCCCGGGACGGCGTCAGCCAGGTGAAGGATGCCATCGGCGCCGAGCACCGAAGCACCGGCGCCTCCGCCTCCCCGCCTGTCGCGTAG
- the exoJ gene encoding spore coat polysaccharide polymerase ExoJ, with amino-acid sequence MVPGEQGQRRDLWAFYSLTAFAAVMYAAPGEWIPALAELRLALVTSGLAAGLMAMRRLGKAEPLYVDGSRGMALIGFSTLAVASLSWSLNPEVTQATAIELLKLTAIYLTIVNVITSPKRLAVMCGAMVLASVVTSIGVINWYLVGEDLVEGFRARWVGVYADPNHMAMNLGLVVPLAVAFLARKDSPWVWRLACLAAAGLAVTAIVFSHSRGGFIGLSLAMALWAVREKRRMQALVVGSIFVVGLLVFAPKSFWERNETVATFHEDASAMGRVYAWQVASRISLDKPLLGVGLGSFRYAWPMYAPPEARRAYVAHNIFLDVIGELGWVGLGFFLVFAGGAAGGAFAASRDTEMGWLARALSASMVGYLVCDLFSGYILSAHCYVLFGLAAAAQRIARAAEASSVAVVKVPAPSGSVAATWEGSGHAA; translated from the coding sequence ATGGTGCCGGGCGAGCAGGGGCAGCGCCGTGACTTGTGGGCTTTCTATTCGCTGACCGCGTTCGCGGCGGTGATGTATGCGGCGCCGGGTGAGTGGATTCCCGCGCTGGCGGAGCTGCGGCTGGCCCTGGTGACGTCGGGGCTGGCGGCAGGGTTGATGGCCATGCGCCGGCTGGGCAAGGCGGAGCCGCTCTACGTGGACGGCTCGCGGGGGATGGCGCTCATCGGCTTCTCCACGCTGGCGGTGGCGTCGCTGTCCTGGTCGCTGAATCCGGAGGTGACGCAGGCGACGGCCATCGAGCTTTTGAAGCTCACGGCCATCTACCTCACCATCGTCAACGTCATCACCAGCCCGAAGCGGCTCGCGGTGATGTGCGGGGCCATGGTGCTGGCGTCGGTGGTGACCTCCATCGGCGTCATCAACTGGTACCTCGTGGGCGAGGACCTGGTGGAGGGCTTCCGCGCGCGCTGGGTGGGCGTCTACGCGGACCCGAACCACATGGCCATGAACCTGGGCCTCGTGGTGCCGCTGGCCGTGGCCTTCCTCGCGCGCAAGGACAGCCCGTGGGTGTGGCGGCTGGCGTGCCTCGCGGCGGCGGGGCTGGCGGTGACGGCGATTGTCTTCTCCCACTCGCGTGGTGGCTTCATCGGCCTGTCGCTGGCCATGGCGCTGTGGGCGGTGCGCGAGAAGCGCCGCATGCAGGCGCTGGTGGTGGGCTCCATCTTCGTGGTGGGCCTGCTCGTCTTCGCGCCCAAGAGCTTCTGGGAGCGCAACGAGACGGTGGCCACGTTCCACGAGGATGCGTCCGCCATGGGCCGCGTGTACGCGTGGCAGGTGGCCAGCCGCATCAGCCTGGACAAGCCGCTGTTGGGCGTGGGCCTGGGCAGCTTCCGCTACGCGTGGCCCATGTACGCGCCGCCCGAGGCGCGCCGGGCCTACGTGGCGCACAACATCTTCCTGGACGTGATTGGAGAGCTGGGCTGGGTGGGCCTGGGCTTCTTCCTCGTCTTCGCGGGAGGGGCCGCGGGCGGCGCCTTCGCGGCGTCGAGGGACACGGAGATGGGCTGGCTGGCGCGGGCGCTCTCCGCGTCCATGGTCGGCTACCTCGTGTGTGACTTGTTCTCCGGCTACATCCTGTCCGCGCACTGCTACGTCCTCTTCGGGCTGGCGGCGGCGGCGCAGCGGATTGCCCGCGCGGCGGAGGCGTCCTCGGTGGCGGTGGTGAAGGTTCCGGCTCCCAGCGGGTCGGTGGCGGCGACGTGGGAGGGGTCCGGACATGCGGCGTGA
- the coaE gene encoding dephospho-CoA kinase (Dephospho-CoA kinase (CoaE) performs the final step in coenzyme A biosynthesis.), with the protein MHVFGLTGGIASGKSTVTRMLRELGAEVLDADVLAREVVEPGTPGLADVAARFPGVVGPDGRLDRVKLGARVFSDAHERAALNAIIHPRVREAFLEKVQALEARGVARVIYDVPLLIEAGMHEWMEGVAVVWVPRDVQKARLMSRDGLDAAAAEARLAAQLPLDSKRQHATWVIDNSGELASTRAQVESVWRAMLARG; encoded by the coding sequence GTGCACGTCTTCGGACTGACGGGCGGCATCGCCTCCGGCAAGAGCACCGTCACGCGGATGCTGCGCGAGCTGGGCGCGGAGGTGCTGGACGCGGACGTGCTCGCCCGCGAGGTGGTGGAGCCCGGCACCCCGGGCCTCGCTGACGTGGCCGCCCGCTTCCCCGGCGTGGTGGGCCCGGACGGCCGGCTGGACCGGGTGAAGCTGGGCGCGCGCGTCTTCTCGGACGCCCATGAGCGCGCCGCCCTCAACGCCATCATCCACCCCCGGGTGCGCGAGGCCTTCCTGGAGAAGGTCCAGGCGCTGGAGGCTCGGGGTGTGGCCCGTGTCATCTACGACGTGCCGCTCCTCATCGAAGCGGGCATGCACGAATGGATGGAGGGGGTGGCGGTGGTGTGGGTGCCCCGGGACGTGCAGAAGGCGCGGCTGATGTCGCGGGACGGGTTGGACGCGGCGGCGGCGGAGGCCCGGCTGGCGGCCCAGCTTCCCCTGGACTCGAAGCGGCAGCACGCCACGTGGGTCATCGACAACAGTGGTGAATTGGCGTCCACCCGGGCCCAGGTGGAGTCCGTCTGGAGGGCCATGCTCGCGCGAGGCTGA
- a CDS encoding DUF4097 family beta strand repeat-containing protein: protein MHLALLAVLAATSATPQSWKFETDGTPEVHISNVDGAVRVDAVDGNNVVIEVVREGPESSRNKSEVEVVQEGDVVRAEVCCGKCEEERHSCKGGEVGAFRFTVKVPRGTELHVAAVNSPVSVAGVSGEQEISVVTGRVEVNGSERKLSVSSVDGDVALAPRKVVTSSVSTVSGDVRLKLPAKADAKVEFSSVGGSFNGSSVALGSREKSYGAGTQEVEVSTVSGSLTVQE from the coding sequence ATGCACCTCGCCCTCCTGGCGGTCCTGGCTGCTACTTCTGCAACACCTCAGTCGTGGAAGTTTGAAACGGATGGCACTCCCGAGGTGCACATCAGCAATGTAGATGGCGCGGTGCGGGTGGATGCGGTAGACGGGAATAACGTGGTAATCGAGGTGGTTCGGGAAGGCCCGGAGTCTTCCCGGAACAAATCCGAGGTGGAAGTCGTCCAAGAAGGCGACGTGGTGAGGGCGGAGGTGTGCTGCGGGAAGTGCGAGGAGGAGCGGCACTCCTGTAAGGGCGGCGAGGTGGGGGCGTTCCGATTCACCGTGAAGGTGCCCCGGGGGACGGAGCTGCACGTGGCGGCCGTGAATTCCCCGGTGTCGGTGGCGGGTGTGTCGGGGGAGCAGGAGATTTCAGTCGTCACGGGCCGTGTGGAAGTGAACGGCTCGGAGCGAAAACTCTCCGTCAGCAGCGTTGACGGAGATGTGGCGTTGGCGCCGCGCAAGGTCGTGACTAGTTCTGTGAGCACGGTGTCAGGGGACGTCCGGCTGAAGCTGCCGGCCAAGGCGGATGCGAAGGTGGAATTCAGCTCCGTCGGAGGAAGTTTCAATGGGAGTTCCGTCGCGCTCGGCTCGAGGGAGAAGAGCTACGGCGCCGGCACTCAGGAAGTGGAGGTCAGCACCGTCAGTGGCTCACTGACTGTGCAGGAATAA